From a single Halobacteriovorax sp. HLS genomic region:
- a CDS encoding LuxR C-terminal-related transcriptional regulator produces the protein MLNISERKLLTLIFLILIVVLGLDIVDDLNEGASLSHVVKEVLVMVLGTLGVLVLWNKYLKAKSKVRDIQVNIEKLKEDLSHYKEETQHLSQGIGQKINDQLERWSLTKSEKDIALLLLKGLSVREISEIRSSSEKTIKQHCSNLYQKANIKGRSELSAFFLEDILVLDL, from the coding sequence ATGTTAAACATAAGTGAACGAAAGCTATTAACTCTGATATTTTTGATACTCATCGTCGTCTTAGGACTAGATATTGTTGATGACTTAAATGAGGGAGCATCTCTATCTCATGTCGTTAAAGAAGTCTTAGTCATGGTTCTTGGTACATTAGGAGTGTTAGTCTTATGGAACAAATATTTAAAGGCCAAAAGTAAGGTTCGAGATATTCAAGTAAATATTGAGAAACTAAAAGAAGACCTCAGTCATTATAAAGAAGAAACCCAGCACTTAAGTCAAGGAATTGGTCAAAAGATAAATGATCAGCTTGAGCGATGGTCTTTAACTAAGTCTGAAAAGGATATCGCTCTATTACTTCTAAAAGGACTATCAGTCAGGGAAATATCTGAGATACGTTCGAGTTCTGAGAAAACAATTAAACAACACTGTTCTAATCTTTACCAAAAAGCAAATATTAAAGGTCGTTCTGAACTTTCAGCATTTTTCTTAGAAGATATTCTAGTTTTAGACCTATAG